One Citrus sinensis cultivar Valencia sweet orange chromosome 5, DVS_A1.0, whole genome shotgun sequence genomic window, gaaaaaagaaagattgaaAGAGTATTTCAAGTccacatatattttataaatgaagaAAAGTCCCGTATACAAAGTGAAATAAATCGTGAATTAAATGATGATAAGAAAATCgataaaaatctttttatatCTTGAGATAAAGTAGcaccattaattaaattatctgTTTCAAGGCCACATGTCCTTTTAATACggtttcaaaaattataatcaaaatattcaaGTGGATTGACATTTGTCTTTTAGTTCACTGACGAGCCACGTGTCCTTTTAATACggtttcaaaaattataatcagaATTTTCAGGTGGATTGATATTTGTCTTTTAGTTAACCGACTGATAAAAAATCATCAGACATGTGTTTTACCATGACGTACACAACcaaattaattgttgtttgtgtcatttttatatgaattaaaaattcttaaagcttaatctataaaattaaatgtttccacACTCAATACATATTAGTTGTTGCattattaaattgatcaaGAATTAGCTCTGACCCGTCATTGAACTAATTAATATTCCAGAAAGTTAGGATTGAAAAATCTAATAACAAATGTCACAATCTCActctaaataagaaaataaatatatattttttatattttaatatcaccTAAGATAATCGACAGGACAAAATATTGTGGAATTGGAGTTATGTAACCAGATTGAAAAGTAGATCCTATCTAATAGTccagcttcttcttctttttattattattattttgaccaaaggagaaaatattttattaattaaaaggaaaaaagcgTATACCCAGAAAGGAATAATCAACCTTAACTTTCTGAAAATATGAATCTAacacaagaagaaaaaaaaaaaaattcaatgctTTTGttatgtattaatttaatacacAGACACACACGTATTTTATGAGATTTTTGCATCTGTGTAATCGTTTGCTCTCGCACCTGATGCGCACTCTAGACTCTAGGGccaaaaagaaagtgaaaaagtaaaaaaaatattaaaaatgaaaaaggtatGCCTTAAATAATCATGAAAAGTGAATACATGTATGTCAaagtagttttattttttagatccACCCAGAAGGCCTTATGCCACTTGACAAGGGGCTCGTCATGATATACAGCTAGCAACAATTTTTGATTTGGAGATGTGGGATTCTGACACCCCTCACACCTGagtattattttacaaaaatatttatagcctTTCCTACTAACACATGCGTGTATCTCAtgcaaagtaataaaaaaaaatcttggcAGCCaaacattataaaattagaaaagcaAACGGGAGCAACCGGTTGTCccttaaattcataaaataatattttatatatatatatatatatatcaaatttaatgaagtaaaaagaacataataataaaaaaattagttttatatttaataatagtaattttagGCTTGATGGTATTATTTTCATGTTCATTACATTTGAAttgacttaatttaattattgtcggtttatgatcttatatttcatgtttattgagTGAGTTTGAATTAGCGTTGGTTTCTTGTTTAATGGTTCCCATGTCAAGATTAATGGTAagtcttttatatttattgtactGTGGTTTgcatgatttttattattacgaGTTTATGAtcttatgtttcatgtttattataGTAAGTTTCAAGTTAGCgttgtttcatgtttaatgGTCCGTACGTGAAGAATAATTGTGagtgtttcatatttattacaatatgATTTGCATGCATGATTTTTATGAttgcaagtttcatgttcattgaaGTAAGTTTGAAGTTAGtgttatttcatatttaatgatCTCTATGTCAAGAATAATGGTAAGTATTCCATATTTATTGTAGGATGATTTGCATGATTTTTATCATTGCAAATTTATAATCctatatttcatgtttattgtaATAAGTTTTAAGTTAGCattgtttcatgtttaatgGTCCATACATCAAGATTAATGGTAagtgtttcatatttattgttcTATGATTTGCAAGTCTTTTGTGATTACAAGTTTATAATCCTaggtttcatgtttattagAGTAAGTTTTAAGTTAGCATTGGTTTCATGTATAATGGTCCGTACGTAAAGGATAATGGTAAGTGTTTCAGATAATTATGAACGACTCAAGTGTGCAATAAGGGATTTCATGTTCAATGACTAACATTGTCTTATTTTAGGGTAAATAATTTCAGATTATCATTAGCTTCACATTTAATGTTCAGATTTCATGTTCATTAGATGTTATGATAGAGgtgatttaaatataaatatagtactgAATATTGTAATTGGTACAATATAACAATCAATTATATTGGTAAGGTATGTGTATATGATAACCAATCCAAGTAAGTGTAAGGACTCTCCATGCTACCAttattaaaagagaaaatactaggggtgggcacggtTCGGTCCGGTTCGGTTCGGATCGAAATTAAGaagaaccgatttaaatcggttattttataaaaagaaccaaataagaaccgaactcaatAAAAACGGAACATAAACGGATCTTttcggatcggttcggttcggttttttcagttttgggcctattttgaatttctaaatttttagccCATTAAGCctcatgaatgtaataatttttttcaacaattaatttatcctaatttcattacaaatattaacaataaatacaaagtattcaaaacacattttatcactaatatcttactaaTAAGGTACctacaaaatatgaaatattaggATTTCAAAATACGTAATcaaactccaatactccatctatataaacataatgttgtaaagacaaataaaaataacaacaattaaaatttaaaacttacaacacaaaataaaaagaaaatttggaaacaaacaccaacaacaatttttaaatatatatatacccgTAATCATGTGTGTGCATGcctattttaattatcttatgcaaccaattaaaatttaacatgtgtctatttaaataaaattccaagAATAACCTGGTTTTTCGGTTCAGCTGAGTGAACCGAATACTGAACTTGCATTTCGGTTTTTTTACAAACcatatattttagttattttttaaaattaaaatcggtCCGAACAGAACGGTTCGaatcggttcggttcggttttctCTAGTGCACAAtatttttgcccacccctagaaAATACGACACAATCTAATATGTTCTTTAGTGACTTATATTAGTCCGTCACTTAATGGTATAATATATTCAATAGAGgcttataatttgttttacaatGACTTATCatttaagtttaatattatacGACTCATATAaactgataaaattaaataactaataatgtTATAATATAAGAGGCCATCAAGTGGGCAATCATTTTAGGTTaatattatatcattaaaaaacaaacaaaaattagattaccaataatgtaaaattacaACATGAAATATCTACTTCAATCAAATAGACATATGAAAATACCAAGTGCTAGTCAATTTACGTTTACTTTGTTTAGTAATTATAGGAAacacaatttaatgaaaataaatcaaattaacaatttctatatcaaacaaaatattttctacatatCATCCCCAAAAATCCAccaaaaagtaatatattACACTAAGTGCTTCATTcaatctttattatttttttttttgggtacaaAAAGGCTTAGTCAAGCTAAGACATCATAGAACGGGAAATCCTTATCCCCGTACAAATCATAAGAACGCCAAAAACCAAGTCCTGCTGGAGGTTCCTGAAAAACATGAAATCCAAGAGGCAAAGAGCTTGCGTTCTTAGCTAAAAAGATCAGCTACAAAGTTGGCTTCGCAATAGATATGTCTAAAGGGAGCATGCCAATCCTTCTTAAGAAGATTCTTGATCGAGTTTATCAAAGGGGAGTGCACGTTCCGGTTATGATCCTTGGACTCCATCATAAGAAGAATGCAAAGGCTGTCAACTTCTGCCTCTAAAAATCCAATGCCGTAATTCCACGCAAAGTTAAGACCTTAGTAGTGCCCCCAAAGTTCTGCCATACTAATGGAACAAGATCCAATATTCATCCCAAAGCCCCGAGCCTAATTTCCATTGGCATAATGAATTAAACCACCTGCACTGGCTTTTTCATTAATTCCTCTTGAGCCATTAGTATTTAAGCGGAAGTAAGGCCATCTAAGGGCTGTCCAGGCAGTTCCAACAGACACCTTGCAATTTCTCTCATGCAGATTAGCGTTGAAAGTCTGTTGTATCTCATGCATGCACCCATGCTCTGATATCCGACACAACACGGAGGCTGAATAGGGAAATGTTggcaaaaagaaattgattccGCCAGTACCAAAGTTTCCATATAGTAATCCCAAACACCAAGGACCAGCTTTCTCCCGTCTTGACACTCTCCCCCTTAGAAAGGTTATTTAAAAGCCACTCCCTGAAAGTAACAGAGAAGAAAGTTGCTTTAATAGTATTTGGAAGTAAGGAAACTGTTGATTTTAGATACAAAAGAAACCAAGAAGACTCTTCAAGAACGAAACAAAACAGAGAACCAACTTGCAAGAACAGAAAACCGATCTTAATACACCAATGTCAGGCAACACAATTTGAAGGGAAAATTGGCACTCTTTTATTGTTCAAACCAATTAAAAATCTATGGAATCTTGTAAAGGAAATTACAAGCTTTACAGAGAAACAAGAATCACAGAATTTggatgaaaaatgaaagagaaaagttACACACACCACACGCTACGTAACAGCTCTGCTTATAAAGCTAATTCTGGAAATTTTCCAGAAGCAGCTCAACAAACATAACGAACTTTAGCCACGTCAGCAATGTAATTACATATTGACCCAAAAACTGAAGTCAATCTGTATAAACACCACAAAAGTCGCAACTCTTTGCATTTAACCCCCTAAAAACAGAATCTGATTCTTCACAGAAACCCAAACCCGTTTAGCCAAAATGCAGTTACAGAGTGCTTGCAGATTTGTCTCTGTGTCATGGCCACAGATATCACACACCAAATGGCTATAAATATGCCTTCTCAAGAGTTCCTcctttgttttgatttttccaTGCATTAAGAGCCAAAGAAAGACCTTTATTCGGTGCGGACCTTTCCAACTCCAAATGAGTTGCCAATCCTTTTTATCCCCACGGCTGACCTGGTTACTGACAGAACAATAGTGGATTTGGTAGTAAAGTTGCCATTACGCGAAAAACCCAAGAATGATTGGTTTTCAACATCCATAATTGCTGGGGTTTGACAGCTGCCAGGTGGAGTATATGTTTGTTAGATAAAAGGTGGCCAAAAGCATCCCATCGCCATGAACTAGCCAGGTTAACCAAATCAACCACACACATGTTCGCCATCGCCACGGAATCTGCTGCCTTGCATGGGATCCAAGATTAGAAACATCAGGCACCCAATTATCATTCCAGAAGCTGACATTTTTCCCATTCCCAATAGCTCATCTAATGCCCTTCACAACATGTGGCCAAACATTACAAACTGCTCTCCACAAGTGGGAACCATGTCTAGAATTTAGATTAGTTGAAAATCCAAACAGGTCTAATCGATTCTTAGTTCGAAGAACTCTTATCCATAAGCTCTAAGGCGAAGCGACAATATTCCAACCAATTTTCATTAACAGGGCAGTGTTCATATGAGAGAGATTTTTCAAGCTAAGGCCCCCTCGACTTTTCGGTTGACAAATTGCGTTCCAATTAACCAGGCTCATCTTACGTTCATTGGCTGCAGCACTCCAGATAAATCTTCAGCAAATTTGATCAATCTTCGCACGAATACCCTCAAGAAGTCGAGTAGTTTGCGTAGCATAGGTGGGTATAGCTTGAATTACAGATTGCGCCGAGGTCATACATCCAGCCAAGGATAAGTGCAAAGCATTCCatccttataattttttatccacCTTATTCACAATCTCCTGATAGGTGGCCTTCGTAACTCGATTATGTAGTAAGGGCATTCCAAGATACTTGAAGGTTGTTTGTAATAGAAAAACCACAAACTGTACGGCTCCATATTTTTAGAGaagaaaatttatgttttttccTTGTTGATCTTTTCATCAgagcttaaaataaaaatcttctaGAACTGAATTGATGGTTCTAGCTTGATTGCAATTTGCCTCTgcaagcaaaagcaaaatcatCTGTAAAAAAGATATGGGTTAGTGGGGTGCCTCTACGAGAGAGGTGGATAGGTTTCCAATGCCCTTCAACTACTGCATTATGAATGCTATGGCCAAGACGCTCAATGCATAAAACAAAGATATAAAGGGACAAAAGATCCACTTAACGAATCCCACGGGTTGGGGTGAAGGGATGGGTGATTTCTCCTTCCCACAAAATTTGCATTTTCACCGTAGGAATGCATTCCATAGCGAGTCTAATAAAATCAGAAGGTAATCCAATTTTAGTAAGCGTATCATGAATAAAGTCCTACCACAATTGATCATAATCCTTCTCCACATCGACTTTAATGGCCATGAACCCAAATTTGCCACTTTTCCTCCTCATAGAATGTATGATTTCTTGAGCCATGACAACATTTTCGGTTATATTTCTCGCAGGAATGAAACTTGTTTGACTGGGGCCAATGAGGTCAGAAAGGATAGCCATTAATTGATTAGCAATAATTTTGGTAACTGTTTTATAAATGACAGGGCAAAGGCTAATAGAGCGAAAAAGCTTCATACTATCCGGGTTGTTGGTTTTAGGGGTAAGGACAATGAGGGTTCATTCATTTCAGTGGGTAAGGGTTTTCCAtcaaagatattttttatgacCTCACACAGAGTTGCCCACGGTATTCCATTGGCTTTGATATAACAAAGCATGCAGCCCATCAACTCCAGGAGCCTTCAAGGGATGCATGCCAAATATAGTGCTTCGAACTTCCCCATCATCAACAGACTGAGCGATCTCACTCATCAAATTATCGTCCATGGTTGGAAAAATACTCGAGATCggataattgataaaatccCCACCATCAAACTTGAATAATTCGGTGAAGTAGTGCACaacatgattttttatatCCTCTTTGTCATACAACCATTGACCTTCGTTATTTTTTATGGCTTCCACTTTGCTACGTCTCCGCCTGCTTATAGTTTTCCTATGAAAGAAAGTTGTATTCCTATCCTCAATAGAAATCCAATCACGTCTTGATTTTTGAAAccataatatttctttttgagCAAGGACAACCTCCAACTCCTTTCTAAGTGTGGACTTAAGAATCATAAGCTTATTAGAACTATGTCCTCAAAAGCCTTTTGAATGTCGCTTATACATGTAAGaagtctttttctttttctttttctttttttcgtAAAAAATATTCCCAAAAGTTTTCTTATTCCAATCCCTCACgtccttaataaaatttcttgctgcatgaaaataattacaatcacTATTCCAGTGGCTAGCAACAAAGTCAGGAAAGTTCGGATCCGTTAACCAAGCTGCAAGGAGACGAAAAGGTTTGACTCCTCCGCCTAGGCCTCCCAAACCTCGCCAGCATCGGACGATGGTCAGATTGAATTTTTAGAAGATGAGTTCCTGAAGGTTCCTCAAATGTCACTATCCATTCATCATTACAAATTGCTCTGTCTAGTCTTTTAGCTAGCATTCCTCTAGACCAAGTGAATTTATGACCCTTAAACTCAATATTAACCATCTTTATCTCATGGAACTAGCTACTAAAATGGCTACACACACCAGTTTTTCTAGATGACCCCCTTGCTTCTCCTCAACATGAAGAACGATATTAAAATCGCCACCAAGAAGCTCAGACCCTTTAATGTAAGTACATTAATAGGGCTAGCATAAATGGCGGTGACCCAGGACCATAGCCATTAGTATCCGTGACTTTGAAATGGATAAACTGTTTATGGTTTATTACAATATCAGCAGTAAAACCCATCATTCCATAAAAGCCAAATTCTGCCAGAGAAACCATTCGGTTTTACTCGATGTGACCTATCGAATCCTCTTAGCTTAGTAAACTTGTCGCCTTTCAACCTGCTGACTTTAGGCTCTAGCAGAACAACTATCTCAGCCTTATAAGCAGAAATGAGTGATTTGAAAGCTCGTCGAAAATCGGAAGAGGAGACTCcttgataattttgaaatattattgatgaatTCATAGTAAAAATAGTGAATAAGGATAACACAGAAAACTTGCCATGATGGCAATTACATTTCAGCTTCAAGATCCATCCCATCTTCGTCAACTAAAGAAACTATACTATTAGAGGAATCAGTACCTTCCTCACCACTCTCACTTATATAATCGCCATCTTCTGACCCATCATTCTCATCCTCTACAAAATTGTTGGGCTGGTTAGGGGTTTGTCAATGTTATCCATAACATCATCAAGAATCTTATCAGAGAAGGAAGAAGTAAAGGCTGCATTCTTACGGGAAATGAATTGGTTGGTAGCTGGGGTGAATGTGACTGTTGTGTGCTTGTCAGGGTTAAGGCTCGTGGGAACATTGGTAAGGACCTTGGTAAGGGTATTCTGtgggaaataatttttacgtGTCATGGTACTTTCCTGCATGGCTTTAGAATGGGACGGCTCTGCTGGGCATGAAACATCGCCATTACTATGTTTTGTATTCTTGGCATGTGGTTTGTTTGCATGGTCAAAGTTAGTATTGGAATTTTGGTAAGTCATGGTAGGCTTGGCTCGGTGCGTGAAAGCGACAGCTGTTTGGTTGTTTTCAGACGATGGTCTTGGCTATCTTTAGTAAATTCAATATCCTCTCCCATAATTTCCACATTATTGAGAGCTTCAAATCTACAACCCTCTTTAATTTGGCTATTAGGTGCGTGATTTGAGCTTTGGACTATCTCGTTTTCCTTTTGGAATCTCCCTTTTCCTTTTGGGCTGACCACCATCCAAGGATTCATTGCAGGCAAAGGTTGTTCCGACGACTCACCGGAAGGTTTCCCATAATCGCCATATACTCTGCTTCCTTCTTGATTATTGTACTTGCGACACTAGTATTTGCCAGAGCAAAGTGTTGGGGGGACTTAATATAAGATTTCTAGGTATTCAGCTTAAAAAATTAGCCTTTTAGGTGGAGTGACCTACCACTTTATAAACCCAAGCATCTCCCCTTTACTAGCCAATGTGGGACACAACTCAACAATCCCCCCCTCGGACGAAACCACCGCCGGACTCTGGTCCTTTCGTCCGACACACCTGAGTTGTTCCACCATCACATTCTGGCTACTAGGGTCTAGctttgataccacttgttgggGGTCTCAGTATAAGATTTCTAGGTATCAACCCAAAAGACTAGTCTTTTAGGTGGAGTGACCTACCACTTTATAAACCCAAGTATCTCCCATTTACTAGCCTTTTAGGTGGAGAAGGAAGCAGATTGAGGAGTTTTGGTTCAAGGTGGAGAAGTGTGGACTAAAATGATGAATCCAAAACTTGAGCTTATTAAACGACGTCGTtcaaaatatgtttaatatgCTCAGGCAGTCACGAGCTCAGCAAGTGGTTTACTTAAGTTCAAAACAGCAGGGGCTGGAGACGTTTTGGCCA contains:
- the LOC127902222 gene encoding uncharacterized protein LOC127902222; amino-acid sequence: MAIMGNLPPNNFVEDENDGSEDGDYISESGEEGTDSSNSIVSLVDEDGMDLEAEIGMLAKRLDRAICNDEWIVTFEEPSGTHLLKIQSDHRPMLARKELEVVLAQKEILWFQKSRRDWISIEDRNTTFFHRKTISRRRRSKVEAIKNNEGQWLYDKEDIKNHVVHYFTELFKFDGGDFINYPISSIFPTMDDNLMSEIAQSVDDGEVRSTIFGMHPLKAPGVDGLHALLYQSQWNTVGNSV